Genomic window (Flavobacteriales bacterium):
ATAGTTCCGGGTCAAGGTTGATCATCACTTGTCGCTCCCGAAAGAGGCGGCTCCATACCACCGCGGTTCACCCAATGCTCAACGTGACTGGCTACGGCATTGCCGAATTGACGATTGATATCCTCAATAATGGAGGGAGGCAGAGCTTTGTGCAGGAGTCCTTCAGCCACCTTTATTGATTTCCGCTTACTGCTCCCCTCATTGAATTGATCGATGTGTACCTCGTAGTGATGATAGCTGATCACGACCTCGGCGTGATACACACAGCCGAATCCATTCTTGCCGAGGAACTTGAAATCCCCAAGAAAAGCGTTGAACACAAATCTTCCTCCCGAATTAAGGGATGCATCGCTATCGATGATCTGTTGCCGCAGCGAGGCGCTCACCGCTGTCGGTGATTCATCGGCGAATTGCATGCTTGCGACCATATTGGTCGTTACATGTGGTATCTCCCCAACTTCTTCGCGCAGATAAAGGTGATGTGCCGGCTTGATGAAGAATTGATGAAATTGCTGGGTCGTCTGGATAAGCTCCTCGAACATGGGGCTTATCCAAGCATCCAACATCCAAAGCAAGTGCTCGCGGCTGAAGGTCCACTGCACGGTCAAATCCGGGTCCATGTTCGCGAACTGCTTGGAAAGGACATTCAATCGCTTATGAAGATCATTGGACTCCTCAATTCTTTCACCCTTGCCCGCCTTGATACCCAGTTCCAAAGCCCATTCTTCCTGTTCGGCCAAGTATTCAGTGAACGGCTGAAGGTCCCCTGCATCCGCCTGTTGCAATGCTCGCAGATAGTTGCTCTTGTCCGCGCTCTTGATCACGACCGGCATGTAGCCTGCGCGCATCAGGATGTAGTTGGTGATCAAACGGGCGGTCCTGCCGTTGCCGTCCCCGAACGGATGGATGGCAACGAAGCTGTGATGGAAGATCGCTGCCTTCTCTACCGGGTGCAGGTCTTCGGTCTGGGCGAACCAGTCCATCAGTTCATGCACCTTCGCCGGCGTCTCCTCAACACTTGCAAATCGGAAGATCTCGCCGTTCGCTAACCGGACATTGTTCGGCTGGCGCTTGTACTCTCCGGGCAGGATCTGCACCCGTGTAGGTTGTCCGTCCGGGGTGATCGCCTCCTTCCAGAAGGGGTCCTTCAGTAGAATTTTGTTGAGCTCACGCAGGTTGATCTCAAGCAACGGTCGCTCCGGATCGTCTGCCCATGAGCGCACCATGGAGACGGCGACGTCATGGGCTTTCATCTCCTCAAACTCGCGCATGGAGTGCCCGCCGTTGGTCTGACCATGGATCAGCAGCAAAAAGGTTTCGCCGTAGGTGAGGGTGTTGCCCTCAATGTGGTTGCTGTTGTAGTTCCACTCCAAGCGCAGCTTTTGCCAAAGACGCTGCTCATCCTCCGGGGCCAATGGTCGCAAGGCGTCCAGTTCCGACTTTAGAGAATCGATGCGGTCTAAGGCTTCCGTAAGCATTGGGGAGGTTGCCGAGTAAAATGGCGATCTGAGGAGGCCAAGATAGCGGGGGGAAGCCGTAGTAGCCGCTGCCCATCGTCCGTTTAGAAGCACAATTTCGTCAACTTCGCACCATGCGCTCGATCATTCCCCTCGCCCTGTTGCTCTCCACCACGCTTAGTGCCCAAGTGCAGAGCACATCCCGGACCACCCCCTTCGTCTTTGGCGATGTTATCACCTTCCATTCCGAAGCCCTTGACCAGGAGCGCGTGCTGAACGTCTACCTGCCGGAAGGGTATACCGACAGCACGTTGAACTATCCGGTGATCTACGTGCTGGACGGTTCCGCGAACGAGGACTTTCCGCACATCGCCGGGCTGGCGCAGTTCATGAACATGTACGACCTGCTTCCGAAGAGCATCGTGGTGGGCATCGCCAACAACGGCAAGTCGCGCTACCACGATTTCACCGGCGCTACGCAGAGTGACAGCGACAAGGTCTGGTTGCCCACTTACGGCGGGTCCGCAGCCTTCATCAGTTACTTGGAGAAGGAAGTGGAACCGATGGTGAAGCAGCATTACCGCACCTCGGGGCATCGCACTTTGATCGGCCAATCCTTAGGCGGGCTGTTGGCGACGGAAGTGCTCTTCACCAGACCGGAGCTCTTCGATGACTACATGCTGATCGGTCCCAGTCTTTGGTGGAATGACGGTGCGCTCGCAGCCGGTGCGGAAGCTTGGGTGAAAGCACATCGCGACCTGCACAAGCGCGTCTTTATCGCCTCCGCCGGGAACGAGGACATGATGAAGGAACAGGTCGGGCAGGTGGTGGATGCGCTCCGCAAATATGGAGGACCATCACTTCAAAGTTGGTACGAATACTTCCCGAAAGAGACCCACGCCACCTTGCTGCACCGTGCGGTGTACAAAGGGTTCGAGCGGTTCTGGCCGCAGGTGGAGAAGTGATCCAGGTCACGCTCGCTCCGCAGCCAGCCGGTAGCCGATCCATGCCATCGGCAGATAGGCCACCACCAGGTCCAGCGTGCTGAACCAGACCGGTGCATTGGGGATCATGCGAACGGCCATGATGCCGCCGAGCATGAAGAAGGCACCGATGATCATGGCCAGGGCCAAGTGCCGGGAGGCTGCCAGCTTCGCCGCGAGGAAGGCTCCCACCAATACGCCTGCCGCATGCGCGATGAAAGGCGCCATGAGCTGAAGCACCGAATACTCACCAATGTGCGCGTTGATGCTGGCGATGTCGTTCACGTCCACGCCCGCCGGTGGCGGAAGGAACTTTCCGCCGAGGATGATCAGGCCCATGTTCACGAAGCCGCCAACGACGAGGCCGGCAAGAACAGCGAGGATGTTGCGGAGGATCGGGTGCATGGTGCGTGGGTTTGGTGGATCGGAGCGGGCAATGTACGCGATGGTGACAGGTCGATGCCTGAAGCGCAATGGGACAATGGCGCCACGCACCGGCTTGACGAGCGGAACAGGCCACAGGAATGCCCCGGCCAGCATCATTTGCTTTGGGTAGCTTCGCAGCTTGTTATACCACAGCCATGAGCACCACGCCCCCATGCCCGCAATGCAAGTCAGCCTTTGCTTACCCCACTGGCCAAAGTCTGATGTGCCCCGAATGCGGTCACGAATGGAACCCGGAGGAATCGGCTGCTGAAGAGGCTGGCCCGGTGGTGAAGGACGCGAACGGCAACATCCTGCACAACGGCGATGATGTGGTGATGGCCAAAGACCTCGCCGTGAAAGGCGCTCCCAAAGCGCTGAAGGCGGGCACCAAGGTGAAGAACATCCGGCTGGTGGAAGGTGACCACAACATCGATTGCCGCATCGAGGGCTTCGGTGCAATGGCGCTGAAGAGCGAGTTCGTGAAGAAGGCGTAGGTGGCAATTGCCTGCTTTGTTCGCGTAAGGTTTGAACAAAGCTCAACTCTCTTTCTTCGGCA
Coding sequences:
- a CDS encoding alpha/beta hydrolase, encoding MRSIIPLALLLSTTLSAQVQSTSRTTPFVFGDVITFHSEALDQERVLNVYLPEGYTDSTLNYPVIYVLDGSANEDFPHIAGLAQFMNMYDLLPKSIVVGIANNGKSRYHDFTGATQSDSDKVWLPTYGGSAAFISYLEKEVEPMVKQHYRTSGHRTLIGQSLGGLLATEVLFTRPELFDDYMLIGPSLWWNDGALAAGAEAWVKAHRDLHKRVFIASAGNEDMMKEQVGQVVDALRKYGGPSLQSWYEYFPKETHATLLHRAVYKGFERFWPQVEK
- a CDS encoding alkylphosphonate utilization protein, whose product is MSTTPPCPQCKSAFAYPTGQSLMCPECGHEWNPEESAAEEAGPVVKDANGNILHNGDDVVMAKDLAVKGAPKALKAGTKVKNIRLVEGDHNIDCRIEGFGAMALKSEFVKKA
- a CDS encoding Fic family protein, whose translation is MLTEALDRIDSLKSELDALRPLAPEDEQRLWQKLRLEWNYNSNHIEGNTLTYGETFLLLIHGQTNGGHSMREFEEMKAHDVAVSMVRSWADDPERPLLEINLRELNKILLKDPFWKEAITPDGQPTRVQILPGEYKRQPNNVRLANGEIFRFASVEETPAKVHELMDWFAQTEDLHPVEKAAIFHHSFVAIHPFGDGNGRTARLITNYILMRAGYMPVVIKSADKSNYLRALQQADAGDLQPFTEYLAEQEEWALELGIKAGKGERIEESNDLHKRLNVLSKQFANMDPDLTVQWTFSREHLLWMLDAWISPMFEELIQTTQQFHQFFIKPAHHLYLREEVGEIPHVTTNMVASMQFADESPTAVSASLRQQIIDSDASLNSGGRFVFNAFLGDFKFLGKNGFGCVYHAEVVISYHHYEVHIDQFNEGSSKRKSIKVAEGLLHKALPPSIIEDINRQFGNAVASHVEHWVNRGGMEPPLSGATSDDQP